GTGGTAGAATTTTTAATGCAGCAAGACGATTCAATCTGGTATCGCGAGCCAGAAAGACGGCCCCCATACCTCCCGCACCGATCTCTTTCTCGATTTTGTATTTGCCCAGTGTTTCCAGTTTGGGCACGCGCGCGGACTGGCGTTTTTTTTTCTCAGGAGTATTTTCATTCCGCTTGGCCATTGCCTGCCCCAGAAATGTCTGAATCGACAGATTCAAAAAACGCCTTACGTGAGTTCGAACGCTTTCGGAAATTGTTAAGAACTGATTTGGAACCACCTAAACCCGAATGACAGAAGAACATATATCATAAGCTGTTGGCAGGGGAGAGTCAAAATAGACCCTGATTCTTTTCAACCTTCCTCCATAAGAAAATAAGGACTGCACATCACAACAGCAGACACCCTGGAATCTGATTAAATCGAATCACTCCAGTCCAGGCACTGTACGAGCCCGGATTTCAAACCACAAACACACCATTGACCAAACGGATCGCAGGCAACTTCAATCGCTTCATCAGGAATGACTCCCCCCCAAATCAGCTTACCATCCTGATTTAACCAGTACAGTTCCTGCTCAATCGTTGCGGAGACGATACGATTCCCTGAAAAATCACAGGCCAGAACTTTGGGAGTGCCTTCAAAAATCAGAGTCCCTGCAGATTCACCATCATGATCAAAAATTAAGATTCCATAATTGAATCCTGCCAGATACAGTCGCTGGCCATCTCCCGAAATTGAAATCCCCCCACAATTAGACCAGTGCTTTTCGGTCCAGATACAATTTCCCTCAAGATCATAGCAGCAGAGAAACCCGTTTTCCGCAGCCCCTATCAATCTAGGTTCTGTGACCTGAAATTCGAGATAACTCAAAGGACGCATCGTTTCAAAACTGGCAACTTTCTTTTTCTGCGAGTCAATCAAAATGGTCTTACCGCTGGCCAGACTGACTGCCAGATAGTCTCCGTAGGCATCCATGGTGATAGCCAGGCATTCCACCGAAAAAGAGATCGCCCACAAGACATTCAGATCACGATCAAAGCAGCAGATATTATTATCTGAGTAGATCGCAGCCCCTAATTTGCCACGATCACTCCAATGGACCAGTTGCACATCCTTGATGCCACGATTCA
The sequence above is a segment of the Gimesia algae genome. Coding sequences within it:
- a CDS encoding WD40 repeat domain-containing protein yields the protein MMDERAAWLTQGKGTTPGLRWSFSTEAPLLALDLARETGEILAADVSGGLYLLDRQGQFLHLNRGIKDVQLVHWSDRGKLGAAIYSDNNICCFDRDLNVLWAISFSVECLAITMDAYGDYLAVSLASGKTILIDSQKKKVASFETMRPLSYLEFQVTEPRLIGAAENGFLCCYDLEGNCIWTEKHWSNCGGISISGDGQRLYLAGFNYGILIFDHDGESAGTLIFEGTPKVLACDFSGNRIVSATIEQELYWLNQDGKLIWGGVIPDEAIEVACDPFGQWCVCGLKSGLVQCLDWSDSI